A window of Streptomyces sp. NBC_01224 genomic DNA:
GGGCGCACCAGGCCGCTCTCGTACGCGTACACGGCCGCCTGCACTCGGTCGCGCAGACCGAGCTTGGTCAGCACATGGCCGACATGCGTCTTGACCGTGGTCTCACTGACGAACAGATCCGCGGCGATCTCCGCATTCGACAGACCGCGCGCCACCAGCTTCAGCACCTCGACCTCACGGTCCGTCAGCGTGTGCAGGGTGTCGGGCACCGGCTCCTCGCCGGACGGCAGATGGTCCGCGTACTTGTCGAGCAGTCTGCGAGTGACGCTCGGAGCGAGCATCGCCTCGCCCGCGGCGACCACGCGGATGGCCTGCACCAGCTCATTGGCCGGAGCGTCCTTCAACAGGAAGCCGCTGGCACCGGCGCGGAGCGC
This region includes:
- a CDS encoding response regulator transcription factor, with translation MAIRVLLVDDQPLLRTGFRMILEAEGDLAVVGEAGDGLQALDQVRALQPDVVLMDIRMPRMDGVEATRQITGPGRDGPAKVLVLTTFDLDEYVVEALRAGASGFLLKDAPANELVQAIRVVAAGEAMLAPSVTRRLLDKYADHLPSGEEPVPDTLHTLTDREVEVLKLVARGLSNAEIAADLFVSETTVKTHVGHVLTKLGLRDRVQAAVYAYESGLVRPGAQ